Proteins found in one Paenibacillus dendritiformis genomic segment:
- a CDS encoding DNA adenine methylase has translation MLKPILKWAGGKRQLLPDIRRRLPRLDWSQAAYYEPFIGGAALLFDLMPPRACINDVNGELINLYETIRREPEALIDALRVHRNEESYYYEVRSWDRNPEEYARLDAVTRAARLVYLNRTCYNGLYRVNAKGQNNVPFGRYKQPDIVQEETIRALASYFQSADIAMTVGDFERAVESAQAGDFVYFDPPYDVLTKTAAFTSYAKDGFGRDEQLRLANLFRELDGRGVYVMLSNHATDYIRELYDGFPLHIVQARRNINSKATARGAVDEVLVMNYQLEE, from the coding sequence ATGTTGAAACCGATACTCAAATGGGCGGGAGGCAAGCGCCAACTGCTCCCCGACATCCGCCGCCGTCTGCCGCGCCTCGACTGGTCGCAGGCGGCCTATTATGAGCCGTTCATCGGAGGCGCCGCGCTGCTGTTCGATCTGATGCCGCCGCGCGCCTGCATCAACGACGTGAATGGCGAGCTGATCAATCTGTATGAGACCATTCGCCGGGAGCCGGAAGCGCTTATCGACGCGCTGCGGGTGCACCGGAACGAAGAGAGCTATTACTATGAGGTCCGCTCCTGGGACCGGAATCCGGAGGAATACGCGCGGCTGGACGCCGTTACCCGGGCCGCCCGTCTCGTCTATTTGAACCGGACATGCTATAACGGCCTGTACCGGGTCAACGCGAAGGGACAGAACAATGTCCCCTTCGGGCGCTACAAGCAGCCGGATATCGTCCAGGAAGAGACGATCCGCGCCTTGGCGTCCTATTTCCAATCAGCAGATATCGCCATGACCGTCGGCGACTTCGAGCGTGCCGTGGAATCGGCGCAGGCGGGAGACTTCGTGTACTTCGATCCGCCGTACGACGTCTTGACCAAGACGGCCGCCTTCACCTCCTATGCGAAGGACGGCTTCGGGCGGGACGAGCAGCTGCGGCTGGCCAATCTGTTCCGCGAGCTGGACGGACGCGGCGTCTATGTAATGCTGTCGAACCATGCGACAGACTATATTCGCGAGCTGTACGACGGCTTCCCGCTCCATATCGTGCAGGCCCGCCGCAATATCAACTCCAAGGCGACCGCCCGCGGCGCGGTGGACGAGGTGCTTGTCATGAATTATCAACTCGAAGAATAA